The Bufo gargarizans isolate SCDJY-AF-19 unplaced genomic scaffold, ASM1485885v1 fragScaff_scaffold_45_pilon:::fragment_2:::debris, whole genome shotgun sequence genome window below encodes:
- the RALB gene encoding ras-related protein Ral-B has translation MAANKNKTQSSLVLHKVIMVGSGGVGKSALTLQFMYDEFVEDYEPTKADSYRKKVVLDGEEVQIDILDTAGQEDYAAIRDNYFRSGEGFLLVFSITEQESFTATSEFREQILRVKAEEDKIPLLVVGNKSDLEDRRQVLVDIARSKAEEWGVQYVETSAKTRANVDKVFFDLMREVRAKKMSENKDKNGKKSGKSKKSFKQRCCLL, from the exons ATGGCAGCCAACAAGAACAAAACGCAGAGTTCCCTTGTCTTACACAAAGTGATCATGGTCGGTAGTGGAGGAGTCGGCAAGTCTGCGCTCACCCTGCAGTTCATGTATGACGAA TTTGTGGAGGATTATGAGCCCACAAAGGCcgacagttacaggaagaaagTGGTGCTGGACGGGGAGGAGGTGCAGATAGACATTTTGGACACAGCCGGCCAGGAGGACTACGCAGCCATCCGTGACAACTACTTCCGCAGCGGAGAAGGCTTCCTGCTGGTGTTCTCTATCACAGAGCAGGAGTCCTTCACTGCCACCAGCGAGTTCAG GGAGCAGATCCTGCGTGTGAAGGCAGAAGAAGACAAGATTCCTCTTCTGGTTGTGGGGAACAAGTCTGACCTGGAGGACAGGAGGCAGGTCCTTGTGGACATCGCCCGGAGCAAGGCCGAGGAGTGGGGTGTGCAGTATGTGGAGACGTCCGCCAAAACAAGAGCCAATGTAGACAAG GTGTTCTTTGACCTCATGCGAGAAGTCAGAGCTAAGAAAATGTCTGAGAACAAGGACAAAAATGGGAAGAAAAGCGGCAAAAGCAAGAAGAGCTTCAAACAGCGATGCTGTCTACTGTGA